In Nitrososphaerota archaeon, a genomic segment contains:
- a CDS encoding DUF541 domain-containing protein, which yields MWLEQPVSDARIIPSGFLMICMTKEKIMFGAGLVSLALVAAVILVISSISPSQIGQPNEGIVIRPPGGQVPAPEQVAAPKTDGAKFENVLSVSGTGMAKANPDRVLVTLSVRQESKTAQQATETAAGVFNKLVQAMTAEGIARSEIQTNSINLSPAYFYPRDQPPQITGYVLEHSITVTVKSQDTTQLGSRAGRIIDTAISSGVTGINGITFAVGDETIKVLRTQALKAAIEDAKDKATTMSAALGVKLLGVSSISENVYVPIPTSIFKGAREVAAAQAAPPTEIVPGEFQVSVNVYVGYGISG from the coding sequence GTGTGGCTAGAACAGCCTGTTTCAGATGCAAGGATTATACCCTCTGGTTTTCTAATGATATGTATGACAAAAGAAAAAATCATGTTCGGTGCTGGGCTGGTATCACTGGCCCTGGTAGCCGCAGTCATACTGGTGATATCGAGTATATCGCCATCGCAAATAGGTCAGCCAAACGAAGGAATAGTCATAAGACCGCCCGGCGGCCAAGTGCCTGCACCTGAGCAGGTAGCCGCACCCAAAACTGATGGTGCAAAGTTCGAAAACGTGCTCTCAGTGAGTGGGACAGGGATGGCAAAGGCGAATCCTGACAGAGTCCTAGTTACGCTGAGCGTTAGGCAAGAGTCAAAGACTGCACAACAGGCAACTGAAACTGCCGCGGGAGTATTCAATAAACTGGTGCAAGCAATGACAGCAGAGGGAATTGCAAGAAGCGAAATACAAACGAACTCAATCAACTTGAGTCCAGCGTACTTCTACCCAAGAGATCAACCACCGCAGATTACGGGGTACGTCTTAGAGCATAGCATCACTGTGACAGTAAAGTCGCAGGATACTACGCAGCTTGGCAGTAGAGCTGGCAGAATAATTGATACAGCAATATCTTCTGGTGTGACGGGTATCAACGGAATTACCTTTGCAGTAGGCGATGAGACGATCAAGGTTCTCAGAACGCAGGCTCTAAAGGCAGCTATCGAGGATGCGAAGGACAAGGCAACGACAATGTCTGCTGCTCTGGGTGTGAAGTTACTCGGTGTTAGTAGCATCTCTGAAAATGTCTATGTGCCAATCCCAACATCGATCTTCAAGGGAGCCCGCGAAGTTGCTGCTGCTCAAGCTGCTCCGCCAACAGAAATAGTGCCCGGTGAGTTCCAAGTTTCAGTAAACGTGTACGTAGGCTACGGCATCAGCGGCTAA
- a CDS encoding kinase, with protein sequence MKNNSIIGITGTPATGKKTAGKLVAKKLGYEFFDINAIAEKLGAEIRTRDGIEVETSIVYKKLPRLLKGKKIVLVGHLLPHCIPDDYVDFAVVLRCSPHELVKRYRERGYSKTKIKANVVVEAIDLCLSEALIAFTESKIAEIDTTGRNPKEVVEEILDKLNNPKKRRFGEINWLHLMAEDTGMRRYLK encoded by the coding sequence TTGAAAAATAATAGTATCATTGGCATAACTGGGACTCCAGCAACGGGTAAAAAGACCGCAGGGAAGCTCGTTGCCAAAAAACTCGGATACGAATTCTTTGATATTAATGCTATTGCAGAGAAATTAGGTGCGGAAATCAGAACTAGGGATGGAATAGAAGTTGAAACTTCTATTGTTTACAAAAAATTGCCACGGCTGCTAAAAGGGAAAAAAATAGTACTTGTAGGGCATCTTCTACCGCACTGCATACCTGACGATTATGTTGATTTTGCAGTTGTTCTTCGGTGTTCCCCGCACGAGCTTGTCAAAAGGTATAGAGAAAGAGGATATTCTAAAACCAAAATTAAAGCAAACGTCGTCGTAGAAGCTATAGACCTGTGCCTTTCGGAAGCGTTAATAGCATTCACAGAATCGAAAATAGCAGAGATAGACACTACCGGCAGAAATCCGAAGGAAGTCGTCGAAGAGATCTTAGACAAACTGAATAATCCGAAGAAGAGGCGATTTGGAGAAATAAACTGGTTGCATTTGATGGCAGAGGATACAGGGATGCGAAGATACCTAAAGTGA
- a CDS encoding isoleucine--tRNA ligase, whose translation MSLFDGELEPVFDPKKIEGRVRDYWKYIDIKTQIRKEVSKDKPVGYIEGPPTLNGEPHIGHIRGRIMKDVWYRFLTLNKTNIVYRAGWDTQGLPVELQAEKELGLTGSKVENIKRVGEEAIVNACKNLIKRYYKSWEKADELLGMLMDYDKAYWTYKDEYIEREWRYLQRAWERGLLAEGFRVVAYCPNCQTSLSHKEVGLGYETVEDPSLYYKVKLADEDAFLLVWTTMPFTVVTDEMVGVKPDAEYSYVNVNGETWIVAKDRIDDIMKMLRIDNYRTAKTVKGADLEGKRYIHPLAKKHIPSLAKLADGNKVHFVVAEEWVDITTGTGLVHLSPANGEEDYQVALRRSIPVFCPIDDQAKFTKEAGDFAGLFVRDADNKVAEMLEEEGMSLRYSTIKHEYPLCWRSRHKLVWLARREYFYWVERLGDLAVEAAQKVEYFYEPPKNRFIEIIKEKVPWCISRERIWGTPLPVWVCTQCGEKTAVFSRKEIIASAIELPDGENFELHRPWIDRVILKCQKCGGKQRREQFVLDTWHNSGAAPYASFTDKEYDQLVPAFFLTEGIDQTRGWAYTLLIEHVIMTGSPEAPYKSFLFQGHVLDEKGNKMSKSLGNVIEGIPTLSDNPVDIVRFYMMWKASPLDGLSFSYTEMKTRAFQIINTIYHLHKYFQQNSRYDGFDAKKHTLEWSEKKKLFKASEYYLLSKLEQMKESVTRGYQRCRFQDSAAAIDAFVIGTLSQSYLPMIRGELWDDREETLERRLAIYAILGHALMQIDILTHPISPYITEALYLQVFSPGKSILLAEWPSIKQQLRDKKLEETFAAIDTIISVTNAARMKAKAKRRWPMKSATVLVPATIKGAINEHLELLKEMTNVKQIELSDSVENVPIKLKLKPRWDLLGPIFKSALGKARKEFEMLDPIQVKEKLDNREFFVLTVDSQEFRLSHKEMEFEFVSDERHVVVERESYVVALLAERDIELVAEGTMRDIARRLQSLRKERGYSPTEILDTAYIAGLESDFADTVARKKSELAFLVRVKKVEIVDDNTKGIKWSETELDGKTFKIAVQ comes from the coding sequence ATGTCCTTGTTTGACGGCGAGCTAGAGCCTGTGTTTGATCCTAAGAAGATAGAGGGCAGGGTCAGAGACTACTGGAAATATATAGACATAAAGACTCAAATTAGAAAGGAAGTTTCCAAAGACAAGCCCGTAGGATACATTGAAGGTCCTCCTACTCTAAACGGAGAACCACACATAGGACACATCCGAGGTAGAATAATGAAGGACGTATGGTACAGATTTTTAACGCTCAATAAAACGAATATCGTCTACAGAGCTGGCTGGGATACACAGGGCTTGCCAGTAGAGCTGCAAGCTGAAAAAGAATTGGGACTGACAGGAAGCAAGGTAGAGAACATCAAAAGGGTAGGAGAGGAAGCTATAGTAAATGCCTGCAAGAACCTTATCAAAAGGTACTATAAAAGCTGGGAGAAGGCCGACGAGCTTCTTGGTATGCTAATGGACTATGACAAGGCATACTGGACTTACAAAGACGAGTATATAGAAAGAGAATGGAGATACCTTCAAAGAGCTTGGGAGAGGGGTCTGCTGGCTGAAGGGTTCAGGGTAGTTGCCTATTGCCCGAACTGTCAGACCTCGTTGAGCCATAAAGAGGTTGGATTAGGATATGAAACTGTAGAAGACCCCTCATTGTATTACAAGGTAAAACTTGCTGATGAAGATGCCTTTCTTCTTGTGTGGACAACCATGCCTTTTACCGTTGTAACTGACGAAATGGTAGGAGTTAAGCCAGATGCTGAGTATTCTTATGTCAATGTCAATGGGGAAACTTGGATAGTCGCAAAGGACAGAATAGATGACATAATGAAGATGCTTCGCATAGATAATTATAGAACTGCAAAGACAGTAAAGGGAGCAGATCTTGAGGGAAAGCGCTACATACATCCCCTAGCAAAGAAGCATATTCCATCACTAGCTAAGCTTGCAGATGGAAACAAGGTACACTTTGTCGTGGCAGAGGAATGGGTTGATATAACTACGGGGACTGGATTGGTACATCTATCACCTGCTAACGGCGAAGAAGACTATCAGGTGGCTCTCCGTAGGAGCATCCCAGTATTCTGCCCCATAGACGATCAAGCCAAATTTACCAAAGAAGCTGGTGATTTCGCAGGTTTGTTTGTTAGAGACGCAGACAACAAAGTTGCAGAAATGCTGGAAGAAGAAGGAATGTCGTTGAGATATTCAACTATAAAACACGAATATCCTCTATGCTGGAGGTCACGCCATAAGCTTGTCTGGCTTGCAAGGAGAGAGTATTTTTACTGGGTCGAGAGACTAGGCGATCTAGCAGTAGAAGCGGCGCAGAAGGTGGAATACTTCTACGAACCCCCAAAGAACAGATTCATCGAAATAATAAAGGAGAAGGTTCCTTGGTGTATTTCCAGAGAGAGGATATGGGGCACTCCTCTACCAGTTTGGGTCTGTACTCAATGCGGAGAAAAAACTGCAGTGTTCAGCAGAAAGGAGATCATAGCAAGCGCAATTGAGCTCCCCGATGGAGAGAACTTTGAACTCCATAGGCCTTGGATAGATAGGGTTATCCTGAAATGTCAGAAATGCGGAGGGAAACAGCGAAGGGAGCAATTTGTACTTGACACTTGGCACAACAGCGGAGCCGCACCATATGCATCATTTACCGATAAAGAGTATGACCAGTTAGTACCCGCATTTTTCCTGACGGAAGGGATAGACCAGACGAGAGGCTGGGCCTACACTTTGTTAATTGAGCATGTAATAATGACTGGCAGTCCAGAGGCACCGTACAAGTCGTTCTTGTTTCAAGGGCATGTTCTAGATGAAAAAGGGAACAAGATGAGCAAGAGCCTTGGCAATGTCATCGAAGGTATACCAACATTAAGTGACAATCCAGTTGACATAGTACGCTTCTACATGATGTGGAAGGCCTCTCCTCTTGACGGTTTGAGCTTCAGCTACACAGAGATGAAGACCAGAGCCTTCCAAATAATCAACACTATTTACCATTTGCACAAGTACTTCCAGCAGAACAGCAGATACGATGGATTTGATGCGAAGAAACATACACTGGAATGGTCTGAAAAAAAGAAACTTTTCAAGGCTTCCGAATACTATCTGCTTTCCAAATTGGAACAAATGAAAGAGTCAGTAACCAGAGGATATCAAAGGTGCAGGTTCCAAGACTCTGCAGCTGCGATAGACGCGTTTGTCATAGGCACTTTGAGCCAATCTTACCTACCTATGATAAGGGGAGAACTCTGGGACGACAGGGAAGAAACACTAGAAAGGAGACTTGCGATATACGCTATACTTGGGCATGCGCTGATGCAGATTGACATTCTAACACATCCAATCTCACCATACATAACAGAGGCACTCTACCTGCAGGTCTTTTCGCCAGGAAAGTCTATACTCCTTGCTGAGTGGCCTTCCATAAAGCAACAATTGAGGGATAAGAAGCTTGAAGAAACCTTTGCCGCAATCGATACGATTATATCTGTTACAAACGCTGCCAGAATGAAGGCAAAGGCAAAGCGGAGATGGCCTATGAAGAGTGCAACAGTCCTTGTGCCAGCGACTATTAAGGGAGCGATCAATGAACATTTAGAGCTCCTGAAGGAGATGACAAACGTTAAGCAGATCGAGTTAAGTGACTCTGTAGAAAACGTTCCAATAAAGCTGAAACTGAAACCTAGGTGGGACTTGCTTGGTCCGATATTCAAGTCTGCACTAGGCAAAGCTAGAAAGGAGTTTGAGATGTTAGATCCAATACAGGTTAAGGAGAAACTAGACAATAGAGAATTTTTTGTATTAACAGTAGATTCACAGGAGTTCAGACTTTCACATAAGGAAATGGAGTTTGAGTTCGTCTCTGACGAGCGACATGTAGTCGTAGAGAGGGAGAGCTACGTGGTTGCCTTATTGGCTGAGCGTGATATAGAGCTAGTTGCAGAAGGAACGATGCGCGACATAGCTAGAAGGTTGCAATCTTTGAGGAAGGAGAGAGGTTACAGCCCCACCGAAATACTTGATACAGCTTACATTGCTGGACTAGAGAGCGATTTTGCAGATACAGTTGCTAGAAAGAAAAGTGAACTTGCCTTCTTGGTACGCGTGAAGAAGGTCGAAATTGTTGATGATAACACAAAAGGGATAAAGTGGTCTGAAACAGAACTTGATGGCAAAACATTCAAGATCGCTGTTCAGTAA